The following coding sequences are from one Salvia hispanica cultivar TCC Black 2014 chromosome 3, UniMelb_Shisp_WGS_1.0, whole genome shotgun sequence window:
- the LOC125215237 gene encoding uncharacterized protein LOC125215237 encodes MEISLTSVAPRPPPTAWRWRRGGACLSERIVVRTRRFGVVMAKVNGGGGEVVEGGDRESGGGYTVPAMEVTTFNQSYNDTAAADLLVWEKIGAIVRLGYGIGIYGAMALAGRFICSISGIDCSGGFNLTLNAIVEGLGYAAPPIMALLFILDDEVVKLSPHARAIRDVEDEELRGFFYGMSPWQFMLIVAASSVGEELFYRAAVQGAVAEIFLKSGDLISDARGMASLAGLLPPFVPFAQAFAAVITAALTGSLYYMAASPKDPTYVVAPVLMSRSGREDLKKLFAAWYERRQMKKIYSPLLEALLALYLGFEWIQTDNILAPILTHGIYSSVVLGHGLWKIHDHQRRLRERVHKLKAQGKSSRKL; translated from the exons ATGGAAATATCGCTCACCTCGGTCGCCCCGAGACCGCCGCCGACGGCGTGGCGTTGGCGCCGCGGCGGTGCTTGTTTGAGCGAGCGTATTGTTGTGCGGACGAGGAGGTTTGGGGTGGTGATGGCGAAGGTGaatggcggcggcggagaagTGGTGGAGGGTGGGGATAGAGAGAGTGGAGGAGGGTACACGGTGCCGGCTATGGAGGTGACTACATTCAACCAGAGCTACAACGATACAGCTGCTGCGGACTTGCTCGTGTGGGAGAAGATTGGAGCTATTGTGCGCCTTGGATATGGAATCG GAATATATGGTGCAATGGCTTTGGCCGGGCGGTTTATATGCTCCATATCTGGGATTGATTGCAGTGGAGGATTCAATCTAACATTAAATGCCATCGTTGAAGGATTGGGATATGCAGCTCCTCCAATTATGGCCCTTCTCTTCATACTAGAT GATGAAGTTGTTAAGCTGTCTCCTCATGCTCGTGCAATCAGAGATGTGGAGGATGAGGAACTGCGGGGCTTCTTCTATGGAATGTCACCATGGCAG TTTATGCTCATTGTTGCGGCAAGTTCTGTAGGAGAGGAGCTCTTTTATCGTGCTGCCGTTCAG GGAGCGGTAGCAGAAATATTTCTCAAGAGCGGTGATTTGATTAGTGATGCCCGAGGAATGGCTTCATTG GCTGGTCTGCTGCCTCCATTTGTCCCATTTGCACAAGCATTTGCTGCTGTCATCACGGCTGCTCTTACTGGTTCTCTTTATTACATGGCTGCCTCTCCTAAAG ACCCTACATATGTAGTTGCACCAGTACTGATGTCACGCTCTGGTCGTGAAGATCTGAAAAAGCTCTTTGCTG CCTGGTACGAAAGGAGGCAAATGAAGAAGATATACTCTCCTCTCTTAGAGGCACTTCTGGCACTGTATCTCGGATTCGAATGGATCCAA ACAGACAACATTCTGGCACCTATTTTAACACATGGGATATACTCGTCCGTGGTTCTAGGACATGGCCTCTGGAAGATACACGACCATCAACGGAGACTACGCGAGAGAGTTCACAAGCTCAAAGCTCAAGGAAAATCTTCGAGGAAGTTGTGA
- the LOC125211609 gene encoding abscisic acid receptor PYR1-like, with protein sequence MEDAIPATEQPASESTAEPNHVLVPPGLTPEEFEDLKPAVAEFHNYRVNAGQCSSILAQRVHAPPQHVWSILRHFDKPQTYKHFIKSCTVGDGFVVRVGELRDVSVVSGLPAATSTERLDILDDERRVTGFSIVGGDHRLRNYRSVTSVHELRGAISTVVLESYAVDVPEGNTEEDTRLFADTVVKLNLQKLASVAEARATID encoded by the coding sequence ATGGAAGACGCGATTCCAGCAACGGAACAGCCAGCATCAGAATCAACCGCGGAGCCGAACCACGTGCTAGTCCCGCCGGGGCTGACGCCGGAGGAGTTCGAGGATCTCAAACCCGCGGTGGCGGAATTCCACAATTACAGGGTCAACGCCGGCCAGTGCTCCTCCATACTCGCGCAGCGCGTCCACGCGCCGCCGCAGCACGTCTGGTCCATCCTCCGCCACTTCGACAAGCCGCAGACCTACAAGCACTTCATCAAGAGCTGCACCGTGGGCGACGGCTTCGTCGTCCGCGTCGGCGAGCTGCGCGACGTCAGCGTCGTATCGGGGCTGCCGGCGGCCACCAGCACCGAGCGCCTCGACATCCTCGACGACGAGCGGCGCGTCACCGGCTTCAGCATCGTCGGCGGCGATCACCGCCTCAGGAATTACCGATCCGTGACGTCCGTGCACGAGCTCCGCGGCGCGATCTCCACCGTCGTGCTGGAGTCGTACGCGGTGGACGTGCCGGAGGGGAACACGGAGGAGGACACGCGACTCTTCGCCGACACCGTCGTGAAGCTCAATCTGCAGAAGCTCGCCTCCGTCGCCGAAGCTAGGGCTACGATCGATTGA
- the LOC125210833 gene encoding 60S ribosomal protein L6, mitochondrial-like, translating to MEAKFFRFLKIVGVGFKARAEAEGRLLYLKLGYSHEVELAVPPAVRVFCFKNNVVCCTGIDKDRVHQFAAAVRSCKPPEVYKGKGIMYIDEVIKKKEGKRSK from the coding sequence ATGGAGGCTAAGTTCTTCCGCTTTCTCAAGATTGTTGGAGTTGGTTTCAAAGCAAGAGCAGAGGCCGAAGGCCGACTCCTATACCTAAAACTTGGCTATAGCCATGAGGTGGAACTGGCTGTGCCTCCTGCAGTTCGCGTATTCTGCTTCAAAAACAACGTAGTATGCTGCACTGGGATCGACAAGGATAGGGTGCATCAATTTGCTGCTGCAGTCCGGAGTTGCAAGCCTCCTGAAGTTTACAAGGGCAAAGGTATCATGTACATCGACGAGGTCATAAAGAAAAAGGAGGGGAAGAGATCAAAATAA